A genome region from Bacillaceae bacterium IKA-2 includes the following:
- a CDS encoding proline dehydrogenase: protein MVELIMKNFFLFLSKNKVLKKSASRWGFKMGASQVVAGETIESAIATIKNLNDKGLACTVDHLGEFVYSNEEAIESANYCIKTLDAISESGVNCNLSLKMTSLGLDISKELCLENMRRILDTAKKTNNFVRIDMEDFDHCQITLDIFNELYKEYGSHIGAAIQAYLFRAKEDIDNLKGVNLRLMKGAYKESPEVAYQDKKEVDRNYVAIIKQHLLNGSYTAIASHDHNVIAKIKEFCKENEISRDQFEFQMLYGFRTDLQEEIAKEGYKMRIYVPYGNDWYGYFMRRLAERPQNITFALRGFFSK, encoded by the coding sequence GTGGTGGAGTTAATAATGAAAAATTTTTTCCTCTTTTTGTCAAAAAATAAAGTTTTAAAGAAAAGCGCAAGTCGTTGGGGATTCAAAATGGGTGCTTCGCAAGTTGTTGCTGGTGAAACGATTGAAAGCGCTATCGCCACGATAAAAAACCTAAACGATAAAGGACTTGCTTGTACAGTAGACCACTTAGGAGAGTTTGTCTATAGTAATGAAGAAGCAATTGAAAGTGCAAATTATTGTATTAAAACATTAGATGCAATTTCAGAATCTGGTGTTAACTGTAACTTATCTCTTAAAATGACTTCGTTAGGTCTCGATATAAGTAAAGAGCTTTGCTTAGAAAATATGCGGCGAATTCTTGACACTGCAAAGAAAACCAACAATTTTGTCCGTATTGATATGGAGGACTTCGACCATTGTCAAATTACGTTAGATATTTTTAATGAGTTATATAAAGAGTACGGTAGTCATATAGGTGCTGCTATCCAGGCATACTTATTCCGTGCAAAAGAAGATATTGATAATCTAAAAGGTGTCAATCTTCGCTTGATGAAGGGAGCTTACAAGGAATCTCCAGAAGTTGCTTATCAAGATAAAAAAGAAGTAGATCGTAATTATGTAGCGATAATAAAGCAACATTTGTTAAATGGTAGTTATACAGCGATTGCATCCCACGATCACAATGTCATTGCTAAAATTAAAGAATTTTGTAAAGAAAATGAGATTTCAAGGGATCAATTTGAATTTCAAATGCTATACGGATTTAGAACAGATTTACAAGAAGAGATTGCTAAAGAGGGCTATAAAATGCGGATTTATGTACCTTATGGAAATGACTGGTACGGTTACTTCATGAGACGTCTAGCTGAGAGACCACAAAATATTACTTTTGCACTAAGAGGCTTCTTCTCCAAATAG
- the putP gene encoding sodium/proline symporter PutP, protein METATLVTFIVYLIGMMAIGLIAYRMTDNLSDYVLGGRRLGGGVAALSAGASDMSSWLLLGLPGYAYVAGMEVIWISVGLALGAYLNWQFVATRLRKYTEIAADSITVPDFLENRFRDDSKVLRVISALVILIFFAFYTSSGLVGGALLFEASFGLTYTQALWIGAIVIISYTFLGGFLAVSWTDFVQGILMFIALILVPVVAISKMGGWNETVTAVGNIDPSYLDVFAGVTTIGIISLAAWGLGYFGQPHILTRFMAVKSSKEIPKARLVGMTWMVLALMGAIFTGFVGIAYFSAAGPGLEPLADGSHETVFILFTQLLFNPWISGFLLAAILAAIMSTIDSQLLVSSSAITEDFYKAIFRKNASQTELVLVGRLGVVVIALVAISLAYNPDSTVLELVSYAWGGFGAAFGPVIILSLYWKRMTRDGALAGMIVGAVTVVVWADYLEKWFGITADTHSIFGLYEIVPGFILAWITILAVSLLGKEPSQEIQEEFDSVRNSKI, encoded by the coding sequence TTGGAAACAGCAACTTTAGTTACATTTATAGTATATTTAATTGGGATGATGGCTATCGGTCTTATCGCATATCGAATGACCGATAACTTATCCGATTATGTTTTGGGAGGAAGAAGATTAGGTGGAGGAGTAGCTGCATTAAGTGCCGGTGCATCTGATATGAGTAGTTGGTTATTGCTAGGTCTACCTGGATATGCTTATGTAGCTGGGATGGAAGTCATTTGGATTTCTGTCGGTTTAGCTTTAGGTGCATACTTAAATTGGCAGTTTGTAGCAACAAGACTGCGAAAGTATACTGAGATTGCAGCGGATTCTATTACTGTTCCCGATTTTCTAGAAAATCGTTTTCGTGACGATTCAAAAGTCTTGCGAGTGATTTCCGCTTTGGTTATTTTAATTTTCTTTGCTTTCTACACATCCTCAGGTTTAGTAGGGGGAGCACTTCTTTTTGAAGCATCATTTGGATTAACCTACACACAAGCACTTTGGATTGGTGCAATAGTTATTATTTCATATACGTTCTTAGGTGGATTTTTAGCAGTGAGCTGGACAGACTTTGTCCAAGGTATCTTGATGTTTATCGCATTGATCCTTGTTCCTGTCGTAGCGATTTCAAAGATGGGTGGCTGGAACGAAACGGTAACCGCTGTTGGCAATATTGACCCATCGTATTTAGATGTCTTTGCAGGTGTAACAACAATCGGCATTATTTCTTTAGCTGCATGGGGATTGGGTTATTTTGGTCAACCTCATATTCTTACACGTTTTATGGCTGTTAAATCCTCAAAAGAAATTCCGAAAGCCAGATTAGTTGGGATGACGTGGATGGTGCTAGCTTTAATGGGAGCCATTTTCACAGGTTTTGTTGGAATTGCTTATTTTTCAGCAGCTGGTCCAGGATTAGAACCACTAGCTGATGGCTCACATGAAACAGTGTTTATTTTATTTACACAATTACTATTTAACCCTTGGATATCAGGCTTTTTACTTGCGGCTATCTTAGCGGCGATTATGAGCACAATTGATTCTCAATTACTTGTATCGTCAAGTGCAATTACTGAGGACTTTTATAAGGCTATTTTCAGAAAAAATGCAAGTCAAACGGAACTTGTATTGGTTGGACGTCTAGGTGTTGTAGTGATTGCATTGGTCGCGATTAGCCTAGCGTATAATCCTGATAGTACAGTACTTGAGCTTGTTTCTTACGCTTGGGGTGGATTCGGAGCAGCTTTTGGCCCAGTTATCATCCTTTCATTATACTGGAAGCGAATGACTCGAGATGGGGCATTAGCAGGTATGATTGTTGGTGCAGTGACGGTTGTTGTATGGGCTGATTATCTTGAAAAGTGGTTTGGCATCACTGCTGACACTCACTCGATTTTTGGGCTTTATGAAATCGTCCCTGGTTTCATCCTGGCTTGGATTACAATTTTAGCAGTCAGCTTATTGGGCAAAGAACCATCACAGGAAATTCAAGAAGAGTTTGATAGTGTCAGAAATAGCAAAATTTAA
- the pruA gene encoding L-glutamate gamma-semialdehyde dehydrogenase, with the protein MVVAYKHEPFTDFTVEENRQEFEAALKLVEAELGKEYPLVIGGERITTENKIISENPSNKEQHVGIVSKATRELAEKAMQVADKTFNTWKKWDPAVRADILFKAAAIIRRRKHEFSAYLVYEAGKPWNEADADTAEAIDFLEYYGRQMVEMKKGYPIESRKIEDTRLSYIPLGVGVVISPWNFAFAIMAGMTSASLVAGNTVLLKPASSTPVIAYKFLEVLEEAGLPAGVVNFIPGSGAEVGDYLVDHPRTRFISFTGSKEVGIRIYERAAKVQPGQIWLKRVVAEMGGKDTIVVDNNIDTDFAAEAIVQSSFGFSGQKCSACSRAVIHEDVYDEVLAKAIALTKKLTVGAPVNDTRMGPVNDQAAFDKVMSYVEIGKEEGRLVTGGEGDNSKGYFIQPTIIADVDENARLMKEEIFGPVVAFCKVKDFDHALDVANNTEFGLTGAVITNNRTHLEKAREDFHVGNLYFNRGCTGAIVGYHPFGGFNMSGTDSKAGGPDYLLQFTQGKLTCEQF; encoded by the coding sequence ATGGTAGTAGCTTATAAACATGAGCCATTTACAGACTTTACGGTAGAGGAAAATCGTCAAGAATTTGAGGCAGCTTTAAAATTAGTAGAAGCAGAGCTAGGGAAAGAATATCCATTAGTTATAGGTGGAGAAAGAATTACCACTGAGAATAAAATCATTTCTGAAAATCCATCTAATAAAGAACAACATGTTGGGATTGTCTCTAAAGCAACTCGTGAGTTAGCTGAAAAAGCAATGCAAGTTGCGGACAAGACATTTAATACGTGGAAAAAATGGGATCCAGCCGTACGTGCTGATATTTTATTTAAAGCAGCGGCGATTATTCGCCGTCGCAAGCATGAATTTTCGGCGTATCTTGTCTATGAAGCTGGCAAACCGTGGAACGAAGCAGACGCTGATACTGCTGAAGCAATCGATTTCCTAGAATACTACGGTCGCCAAATGGTTGAAATGAAAAAAGGTTATCCAATTGAAAGTCGTAAAATTGAAGATACTCGCTTATCGTATATTCCATTAGGTGTAGGTGTCGTTATTTCTCCTTGGAACTTTGCGTTTGCGATTATGGCAGGGATGACTTCGGCATCACTCGTTGCAGGAAATACAGTTTTATTAAAGCCGGCAAGTTCAACACCGGTAATCGCCTATAAGTTTTTAGAAGTGCTAGAAGAGGCAGGACTGCCAGCGGGTGTTGTTAACTTTATCCCAGGAAGTGGAGCAGAAGTTGGTGATTATTTAGTTGATCATCCAAGAACGCGCTTCATTAGTTTTACAGGTTCTAAAGAGGTTGGTATTCGTATTTATGAGCGCGCAGCGAAAGTTCAACCGGGCCAAATTTGGTTAAAGCGTGTGGTCGCTGAAATGGGTGGAAAAGACACAATTGTTGTTGATAATAACATCGATACGGACTTTGCAGCAGAAGCGATCGTTCAATCTTCATTTGGATTTTCAGGACAAAAGTGTTCGGCGTGTTCGAGAGCTGTCATTCATGAGGATGTCTATGATGAAGTATTAGCTAAGGCAATTGCGCTAACGAAAAAATTAACAGTCGGTGCACCAGTGAATGATACTCGCATGGGACCTGTTAATGATCAAGCTGCTTTTGATAAAGTCATGAGTTATGTAGAGATTGGTAAAGAAGAAGGACGCTTAGTCACAGGTGGTGAAGGCGATAACTCAAAAGGTTACTTCATTCAACCAACAATTATTGCCGATGTCGATGAGAATGCAAGACTAATGAAAGAAGAAATCTTTGGACCCGTCGTTGCATTTTGTAAAGTGAAAGATTTTGATCATGCATTAGATGTTGCTAATAACACAGAATTTGGCTTAACGGGTGCTGTAATTACAAACAACCGTACGCATCTCGAAAAAGCACGTGAAGACTTCCATGTCGGAAATCTTTACTTTAACCGCGGTTGTACAGGAGCGATCGTTGGATATCATCCATTTGGCGGCTTTAATATGTCAGGGACAGATTCAAAAGCTGGTGGACCAGATTATCTACTACAATTCACGCAAGGCAAACTAACTTGTGAGCAATTTTAG
- a CDS encoding glycerophosphoryl diester phosphodiesterase membrane domain-containing protein: MFELVKESLQDFKASYKKYLSFALLYMFFTSFLFFPVISFMFNRMLKIIGTGSLLNADVYKIGMSSTGLLFMLLISFLAVVILFVEFGSLIIIAQQKYFDKNILVSDAFVTTVRKLPKLLGFGLFQLILLSLLIIPFIDFSTFRILVDVNIPIFLTNQYYQSTYFSLFLYLAVFLLAIYLFIRWLFILHYIFIEEKSIYEAMKCSWKMTKFNKRKIIFNLCMLNLLFFIILFLFVTLLSYIPSIDDKTILGDIIGDYLITFSSFMTIMFSLLLMPINIIIITRLFYQFKKNQGEIVNDSLALYGNNKLFTYENRVIHFFTKRRSTIYPVIIIVVTGMLLINDTLNNNIVYLKWNVQVAAHRGDPQNAPENSLSGIRSAIEKRVDAVEIDVMLTKDGVVILNHDATLQRVAGIATKVNEMTYEEVSKVDLVYRFPDKFIGEKIPTLDEVLEEIKEENIILIIDLKPADSSGELANRVVDLIEKHEIESRTYVQAFDNNSLQEVRNRNSEIKIGQILYVSAGSLADLDVDFYTIRQTMLSERFIKNARKQNREVWVWTVNIERNMREVLKYDIDGIITNYPEKVQSMLGFGVPQE; this comes from the coding sequence ATGTTTGAATTAGTAAAAGAAAGTTTACAAGATTTTAAAGCTTCATATAAAAAATATCTTTCCTTTGCATTACTATACATGTTTTTTACAAGCTTTCTCTTTTTTCCAGTCATCTCATTCATGTTTAATCGGATGTTAAAGATCATTGGGACAGGTTCGCTTCTTAATGCAGATGTATATAAAATTGGTATGAGTTCTACCGGTTTACTGTTTATGCTTTTGATTAGTTTTTTAGCTGTTGTTATTTTGTTCGTTGAGTTTGGGAGCCTGATTATTATCGCTCAACAAAAATATTTTGATAAAAATATTCTCGTATCTGATGCTTTTGTGACAACGGTAAGGAAATTACCGAAATTACTTGGGTTTGGACTTTTTCAGTTAATTCTCCTTTCATTGCTTATTATTCCTTTTATTGATTTTTCAACTTTCCGGATCTTAGTAGATGTTAATATCCCAATTTTTTTAACAAACCAATACTACCAGTCGACGTATTTTTCATTGTTCCTATATTTAGCTGTGTTTTTATTGGCTATTTACCTTTTCATAAGGTGGCTATTTATCCTTCATTACATTTTTATTGAAGAAAAATCAATATATGAAGCGATGAAATGTAGCTGGAAAATGACAAAATTTAATAAACGTAAAATAATATTTAATTTATGCATGTTAAATTTATTATTTTTTATTATTCTTTTCCTTTTTGTGACGCTTCTTTCCTACATACCGTCGATCGACGATAAGACAATACTAGGTGATATTATTGGGGATTATTTGATTACTTTTTCTAGTTTTATGACGATTATGTTCTCACTACTTTTAATGCCGATAAATATTATTATTATTACGAGGTTATTTTACCAGTTTAAAAAAAATCAAGGGGAGATAGTTAATGACAGCTTAGCATTATATGGTAACAATAAATTATTTACATATGAGAACCGGGTCATTCATTTTTTCACAAAAAGAAGATCGACAATATATCCCGTAATCATCATAGTTGTAACGGGAATGCTGTTAATAAATGACACTTTAAATAATAATATTGTTTATTTAAAATGGAATGTACAAGTTGCAGCTCATAGGGGCGATCCACAGAATGCGCCGGAAAACTCGTTAAGCGGCATCAGGTCTGCTATTGAAAAAAGGGTCGATGCTGTGGAAATAGATGTTATGTTGACTAAGGACGGAGTGGTTATTTTAAATCATGATGCAACTCTTCAAAGAGTTGCTGGTATTGCTACTAAAGTTAATGAAATGACCTATGAGGAAGTGTCTAAAGTTGATTTAGTGTATCGATTCCCAGATAAGTTTATCGGTGAAAAAATACCAACATTGGATGAGGTTCTAGAAGAAATTAAAGAAGAAAACATTATCCTAATTATTGATTTGAAACCAGCTGATTCCAGCGGTGAACTCGCAAACAGGGTAGTTGATTTAATTGAGAAACACGAAATAGAAAGTCGTACCTACGTTCAAGCATTTGATAATAATTCGCTGCAGGAAGTCAGAAACAGAAATAGCGAAATTAAAATAGGTCAAATTTTATATGTATCAGCAGGAAGTTTAGCAGATTTAGATGTTGATTTTTACACAATTCGCCAAACGATGCTATCCGAACGATTTATCAAAAACGCAAGGAAGCAAAACCGAGAGGTATGGGTGTGGACTGTAAATATTGAGAGAAATATGAGAGAGGTTCTAAAATATGATATAGATGGGATTATAACGAATTATCCTGAAAAAGTTCAAAGTATGCTAGGGTTTGGTGTTCCTCAAGAATAA
- a CDS encoding manganese-dependent inorganic pyrophosphatase, with the protein MEKILIFGHKNPDTDTICSAIAYADLKKKVGMEVEPVRLGEVNGETQFALDYFKAATPRLVQTVANEVDKVILVDHNERQQSVDDIDAVRVVEVIDHHRIANFETGDALYYRAEPVGCTATILNKLYKEHGIKIEKEIAGLMLSAIISDSLLFKSPTCTTEDVNAARELAEIAEVNAEVYGVEMLKAGTDLSSKTVSQLISLDAKEFQMGNYKVEIAQVNAVDTNDVLSRQKELEAALLDEIKEKKLDLFLLVITDILNSNSVALALGENVKAVEQAYDVTLANNTALLKGVVSRKKQIVPVLTDIFKKM; encoded by the coding sequence ATGGAAAAAATACTTATTTTCGGTCATAAAAACCCAGATACTGACACAATTTGCTCAGCCATTGCTTATGCAGATTTAAAAAAGAAAGTGGGCATGGAGGTTGAGCCTGTAAGATTAGGTGAAGTTAACGGGGAAACTCAGTTCGCCTTAGACTATTTCAAAGCAGCGACACCTCGTCTTGTCCAAACAGTTGCAAACGAAGTAGATAAGGTTATTTTGGTAGATCATAATGAGCGCCAGCAAAGTGTCGATGATATTGATGCAGTTCGTGTAGTAGAAGTTATTGACCATCACCGTATCGCTAACTTTGAAACGGGTGATGCTTTGTATTACCGTGCCGAACCAGTTGGTTGTACAGCAACGATTTTAAATAAGTTATATAAAGAGCATGGTATTAAGATTGAAAAAGAAATCGCTGGATTAATGTTATCAGCAATCATTTCTGATTCGTTGTTATTCAAATCGCCAACGTGCACAACTGAAGACGTCAATGCTGCAAGAGAATTGGCTGAAATTGCCGAAGTTAATGCTGAAGTTTATGGAGTAGAAATGCTCAAAGCAGGAACTGATTTAAGTAGCAAGACCGTAAGTCAGTTAATTTCTCTTGATGCAAAAGAGTTTCAAATGGGTAATTACAAAGTTGAAATCGCACAAGTAAATGCAGTTGATACAAACGATGTTCTTTCGCGCCAGAAAGAATTAGAAGCGGCGCTTTTGGATGAAATTAAAGAAAAAAAATTAGATTTATTCCTATTAGTTATTACGGATATTTTAAACAGTAATTCAGTAGCTTTAGCACTTGGTGAAAATGTAAAAGCTGTTGAACAAGCTTATGACGTAACGCTAGCAAATAACACAGCGCTTCTAAAGGGCGTTGTATCACGAAAAAAACAGATCGTTCCTGTCCTAACGGATATTTTTAAAAAAATGTGA
- a CDS encoding 3'-5' exonuclease has translation MNAVIFDLELIKRFKKGQFSEIVEIGACKVNLHTKSIIDQFQIYITPKNGYVSKSTRKFIKMKKEDLKTAVPFSTGIQKFASWLGDDYYLCSWGIDDKAHIINQCVRASINLDWFKNYNDIQKQISKSLAADNNTQLGLKNALTSAGIIPLGIAHRGIDDAINTAHLFIEFIDEINLLNNTVTKKEVSLEFKKIREAIQHNKLLKETK, from the coding sequence TTGAATGCTGTTATTTTTGACCTAGAGTTAATAAAACGTTTTAAAAAAGGGCAGTTTAGTGAGATCGTTGAAATTGGGGCTTGTAAAGTAAATTTGCACACAAAAAGTATTATTGATCAATTCCAAATATACATCACTCCAAAGAATGGTTATGTATCAAAAAGCACTAGAAAATTTATTAAAATGAAAAAAGAAGATTTAAAAACAGCTGTTCCTTTTTCTACTGGAATACAAAAATTTGCATCGTGGCTAGGAGACGATTACTATTTATGTTCATGGGGAATAGATGACAAAGCACATATAATTAATCAGTGTGTACGAGCAAGTATTAATTTAGATTGGTTTAAAAACTACAATGATATCCAGAAGCAAATTAGTAAATCTTTAGCTGCAGATAATAATACTCAACTTGGTTTAAAGAACGCTTTAACTTCAGCTGGAATTATCCCTTTAGGCATCGCTCATCGGGGGATCGATGACGCTATTAATACCGCGCACCTTTTCATCGAATTTATTGATGAGATAAATTTATTGAATAATACAGTCACTAAAAAAGAAGTTTCTCTTGAGTTCAAAAAAATCAGAGAAGCGATTCAACATAATAAACTTCTTAAGGAAACTAAGTAA
- a CDS encoding class I SAM-dependent methyltransferase yields the protein MKKLNYTDMLAYLGISSAHPGGSRLTKKITAAEKISSEMNVLDIGCGTGQTAAFLAKKYKCNVTALDAHSTMVEKARKRFAREKVAINVLKGNAEKLSLADESFDYIFAESVVVFTDPIYSLPEFKRVLKQGGRLIAIEMVAKETLTLTEKKEIQNFYGVKNVFSIDEWKTHFLNADFSQVLTDDDDQVINKNHPVIEENDPSNFIDPDLFKIFVSHGEMLQRYKEKLGYRVFRSQK from the coding sequence ATGAAAAAGCTGAATTATACAGATATGCTTGCATATTTAGGTATTAGCAGTGCACATCCTGGTGGCTCGAGATTAACAAAAAAAATCACAGCAGCTGAAAAAATTAGCTCAGAAATGAATGTTCTGGATATCGGTTGTGGAACAGGACAAACGGCAGCTTTTTTAGCTAAAAAATACAAGTGTAATGTTACTGCTCTTGACGCTCATTCTACGATGGTGGAAAAAGCTAGAAAGCGCTTTGCAAGGGAAAAGGTCGCTATTAATGTTCTTAAAGGTAATGCTGAGAAGCTCTCTTTGGCAGATGAGTCTTTTGATTACATTTTCGCCGAGTCAGTGGTAGTCTTTACAGATCCTATTTACTCATTGCCTGAGTTTAAGCGAGTACTAAAACAAGGGGGCCGACTTATTGCAATTGAAATGGTCGCTAAAGAAACGCTTACACTTACTGAAAAAAAAGAAATACAAAACTTTTATGGAGTTAAAAATGTTTTCTCAATTGATGAATGGAAGACACATTTCCTAAATGCTGATTTTTCACAAGTTTTAACTGATGATGATGATCAAGTAATCAATAAAAACCATCCTGTTATAGAAGAAAATGATCCCTCTAACTTTATAGATCCCGACCTTTTTAAAATTTTTGTATCTCATGGTGAAATGTTACAAAGATATAAAGAAAAGTTAGGTTATCGTGTTTTTCGTTCTCAAAAATAG
- a CDS encoding sigma 54-interacting transcriptional regulator, whose product MKKEVNDLVSLQKLNKIYKFILDQIDVGIQVVDKNGLTVIYNKKKMEMESMSSEDVLNKNLFEIFLFDKKQDSRLLQALEGRKTTKKQKQTYFNHKGKKITTMNNTLPIVDADQIIAAVEIAQDVTNFEKLKENLLRKENILLKGNTRYTFESIIGKSNAILEVINNTKRATRTSSSVLIIGETGTGKELFAQSIHNGSERAFAPFISQNCAALPDSLIESLLFGTKKGAFTGSTDHPGLFEQAEGGTLLLDEINSLNPNLQAKLLRAIQEKSIRRVGDTRDKAIDVRIIATINEDPIDAIANDRLRKDLFYRLSVVSLFIPPLRDRKEDISLLVNKFVEKYNHLFQMEVVGVDDDVYELFSQYDWPGNIRELEHIIEGSMNLIFDGDQISYQHLPAHFLNKSHFKNSTTLTENYEYFFDTDSGATKKLTDKMEEIESYYIKKVLEKNNYNVSHTATELCISRQSLQYRMRKFHIKIE is encoded by the coding sequence ATGAAAAAAGAAGTAAATGACCTTGTTTCGCTCCAAAAACTAAATAAAATATATAAATTTATTCTTGATCAAATTGATGTTGGTATTCAAGTTGTTGACAAAAATGGACTTACTGTCATTTACAATAAAAAAAAGATGGAAATGGAATCTATGAGTTCCGAAGACGTTTTAAATAAAAATCTTTTTGAAATCTTTTTATTTGATAAGAAACAGGATAGCCGTTTATTACAAGCACTTGAAGGAAGAAAAACAACAAAGAAACAAAAACAAACTTACTTTAATCATAAAGGTAAAAAAATCACAACCATGAATAATACACTCCCTATTGTGGACGCGGACCAAATTATTGCAGCTGTTGAAATAGCTCAAGATGTAACTAATTTCGAGAAGCTAAAAGAAAACTTACTCAGAAAAGAGAATATTTTACTAAAAGGAAATACCAGGTATACCTTTGAAAGTATAATTGGAAAAAGTAACGCTATATTGGAGGTAATCAATAATACAAAGCGTGCTACTCGTACATCTTCTTCTGTTCTCATCATAGGTGAAACCGGCACAGGAAAAGAGCTTTTTGCTCAAAGTATTCATAATGGCAGTGAACGTGCTTTTGCTCCGTTTATTTCACAAAACTGCGCTGCATTACCAGATAGTTTAATTGAAAGTTTATTATTTGGTACTAAGAAGGGCGCATTTACCGGCTCCACTGATCATCCTGGTCTATTTGAACAAGCAGAAGGGGGCACACTTTTACTTGATGAAATAAACTCATTAAATCCAAATTTACAAGCAAAATTACTTCGCGCTATTCAAGAGAAATCAATTCGCCGTGTCGGTGATACAAGGGATAAAGCAATTGATGTTCGTATTATTGCAACGATCAATGAAGACCCTATTGATGCCATTGCTAATGATCGCTTGCGAAAAGACCTCTTTTATCGTCTTAGTGTTGTCTCTTTATTTATTCCGCCGCTAAGAGATCGCAAAGAAGATATTTCACTACTTGTAAATAAGTTTGTCGAAAAATATAATCATTTGTTTCAGATGGAGGTAGTTGGTGTTGATGATGACGTATATGAACTATTCTCTCAATACGATTGGCCTGGAAATATACGAGAGCTAGAGCATATTATTGAGGGCTCAATGAACTTAATATTTGATGGAGATCAGATTAGTTATCAACATCTTCCTGCTCACTTTCTCAATAAATCCCATTTTAAAAATAGTACTACTTTAACAGAAAACTATGAGTATTTTTTTGATACAGATTCGGGTGCAACAAAGAAGCTAACTGATAAAATGGAAGAAATCGAATCTTACTATATTAAAAAAGTGCTAGAAAAAAATAATTATAATGTATCTCATACAGCTACCGAACTTTGCATTAGTAGACAAAGCTTACAATACCGAATGCGCAAATTTCATATTAAAATAGAGTGA
- a CDS encoding ThiF family adenylyltransferase, which translates to MDKINNKYSRQILFWPDGEISQAKLEQKVVTIIGIGALGTTMANHLVRSGVGEVRLIDRDFVEESNLQRQMLFDEADARNQTPKAIAAAEKLATINSKVKVIALIENVDPSNIETLIKGSDLILDGTDNMMTRFLINDVSIKHSIPWIYGGVVKSRGMTTTIIPNKTPCFRCLFPELESGHGETCDTVGVLSTAVYIVASYQATEALKILIEDKSSIREEMIQLDVWKNDFDLFPFQLSLNETCICCQKREFQFLTNELTGQLVSSLCGRNAIQIIPSSSKTIDLSYFYHNWSKLGKVIQNPYLLRLTYEEYQLSLFSNGRMLVQGTNDKTVAMRIYTTLVGE; encoded by the coding sequence ATGGACAAAATAAACAACAAATATTCACGACAAATTTTATTTTGGCCAGATGGGGAGATTAGTCAAGCAAAGCTTGAACAAAAGGTAGTCACGATTATTGGCATTGGTGCTTTAGGGACAACAATGGCTAATCACCTAGTCCGCAGTGGCGTTGGCGAAGTAAGATTAATAGATCGAGATTTTGTAGAAGAAAGTAACTTGCAGCGCCAAATGCTTTTTGACGAAGCCGATGCCCGGAATCAGACACCAAAGGCGATTGCTGCCGCCGAAAAGTTAGCGACCATTAATTCTAAAGTAAAGGTAATTGCACTAATTGAAAATGTCGATCCCAGCAATATTGAAACGCTTATAAAAGGGTCCGATTTGATTTTAGATGGTACAGATAATATGATGACACGATTTCTTATCAATGATGTAAGTATTAAGCATAGCATTCCTTGGATTTACGGCGGGGTAGTTAAATCTAGAGGAATGACGACTACAATTATCCCTAATAAAACCCCTTGCTTCCGTTGTTTATTTCCTGAGTTAGAAAGTGGCCATGGGGAAACTTGTGATACAGTTGGAGTGCTTAGTACTGCTGTTTACATTGTCGCTTCATACCAAGCTACCGAAGCTCTAAAGATTTTAATAGAAGATAAATCTTCGATAAGAGAAGAAATGATTCAACTAGATGTATGGAAAAATGACTTTGACCTCTTCCCATTCCAACTATCACTAAATGAAACTTGTATATGTTGTCAAAAACGAGAATTTCAATTTTTAACTAATGAGCTAACAGGACAGCTTGTTTCTTCGTTATGTGGAAGAAACGCGATTCAAATTATACCTTCATCGTCTAAAACAATTGACCTTAGTTATTTTTATCATAATTGGTCAAAACTCGGTAAAGTTATCCAAAATCCTTACTTATTAAGACTTACATATGAAGAATACCAGCTTTCCTTATTCAGTAATGGACGCATGCTCGTACAAGGAACCAATGACAAAACAGTTGCTATGCGTATTTACACGACTTTGGTAGGTGAATAA